In Anopheles arabiensis isolate DONGOLA chromosome 2, AaraD3, whole genome shotgun sequence, the genomic window ctcCTGCAGCAATACCACCGTTCGGTACAGGAAGTCGCACTTCGCGGAACGTTATgtattttcgttttattttctcgttctcAACCTACACACTACACATTTAACCTCGACGTCCCGTTATTGACCGCCTCCGCCTCAGCTTTCCCCGTGCATCCTCCTGATGCCCTGCGCTAGCCGAAGCTTCTCCGCTGCCATCTCACGGTACGCCTGTACGGCCAGGTTCAGCTGCACCTTCTTCGTGGCCTGCCCGTTCACAAACTGCTCTATGATCGACAGGTACTGTTCGTCCTGCTTCAACTCGTCGACCGACTTTTCGGCCGCATCAAACAAGCTGGGCATTTGCGTTTGGAGTGCAATCTGCTTCACGCCCTCATCGATCGGCATACCGTGCAGCGTGGAGTACAGCACGATCAGCTCAATTCCGTTGCGCAGATAGTCCTGTTTGATCATGTCCAGCAGCAGATCGTCGATCAGCTTGTGCCAAGCAAGGAAGAACACAAACGGACCAAAGTGGCGCGTCGAGCGCAGTGCGTCGAACGATCGGCTTTCGTTGATGTGCTGGTACACTTTGGCCGTGATGTGGTGGTAGTCCTTCTCGTACGGCTCGAACTGTACGCAGGCCCGATCCAGCACGAACTCGTACTTGCCCTCCTCGAGCAGACGCTGCAGATGCTCGTCCTCGAACATCGGTGGCTGGTGGATGGAGCGGCCGGTGAGCGGGAAGTAGATCTGGTTCAGACGCTTGCGCATCTCGTACGGCGCCTCCTGCAGCGTGCCGTCCGGATGGCGCACCACGATCGAGCGCTGACTGTTCTTCAACCCGTACGTGATGTCGGTAAAGACGAACTTCGAGGTGGAAAGTGACTTGAGCGCGCCGTCCTTCGATATGACACGGCAGCTGTCCTGCTGTTCCTGCACGACCGGTGGCATCTGCAGCATCTGTTGGGCCTGCTCGATCGAATGCAGCAGCTCGCGCCGCAGCTGCTCGTCGGTCATGAACCGATACTCGACCGTGTTATCTTTGACCGAGCGCTTCCGGAACACCTTGTCCAGTTCCAGCCGCGTAATGGACTTGAGCAGCTGTTGCACATCGTCGCGCAGGAATGCAGGCGCCGGATCTTTCTCTGCAAAGGTAGCGAGGAATGGGTTGGATAGATTTCGtggcaaagcacacacacgacgGCCGAGACCAACACTCACCGTAGCTAAGGAAAGGTTCACTGTTGGACTGGGCTGTGGAGCTTAGCGAGCGACACAGGGTCGGATTGGTGTGAGGAACTGTGCTGCTTCGCCTGGCCAAACCACCGATCAGGCGGAGATCTTTAAACAGCTTCCACATCCTTTTAGTTGGAGCAGACTCTGTGGAAAGTATTGTATAATTTGTAGCACGTTTGTTTGGAGTCGGCAAATTTACACtgcgaagaaaaacatcacCGAACGAAACGTCAAacaatgggtgagctgctgaCCACACGAAGCCAAATTGGTTTGTTATTTCGGTGTACAATTTTTATAATGAATTGGTTGATTATTTTGCCTATACATAATACGCAAAATTATTTTCTCAAAAAAATCTACATTCACGATAAAATTCTAAATAAGAAAACTTAAATTATGCTGCACTGTGGGACGCTCCACCAGGCTGACAGCAGAATGCGTTGACAGTTGATGAGcgcggagaagaaaaaaaccgttCCTTCACCGCGTTTCGAATCCCCCCTCCAGTAGGCAGCAGCACTGCCCCGATAGTTGCCCGATTCTCGCTGGTGCTAATCCGCGCTTCATCGGACGATTCGAGTGCAGAAAACGCTCAAGAGGTGAACACACATATTTTTGCGTCAATTACTTCGCCCGCGGAAGGTCAGCAAACACAAGCCCATacaaggtgtgtgtgcgtgcgtttgagtgtgtgtatctgtgcgCATCGTAGACGGGTCGGTATGGTAGGACAGATCTAAGCAGGGAACTTAGCTTGACCCCAAAACAAGAATCATAGTGTGCTGTGGTCGCAAAGATACCAAGTGTGCCGCATTGCTCATTTTACCAAAAACGCACGaccctccccaaaaaaaaacatgtctcAGTCCAAGTTGAAGCAAGTGTTTAGCTACCAATCGTGGGTACACGCGGTATCCGGATCGGCGGTAAGTGAGCACATCGCAAGCTTGTGTCCAACCACCCCAAATGAACCTGTCCCGCTGAACGAGTTTTCTCTCCTTCCAGGGTAGCGTGATTGCGATGTCAGCCTTCTATCCACTGGACACCGTACGTAGTCGTCTGCAGTGTAAGTGCATAGATCTAAGTAGGCCTTCCGTTAGTTGCAATTACGTAAATACGACTGCTGCTGGACCGCTTCTCGTCCAGTCACCTCCGCTTTGCTGGAGCAAGCAGAGAGGCAAAGGTCATGTAGCAGGGAGGTTTCCCGTGTGGACTTCTTATCGAATTTGATACCCAATTAGCTAACCTGTGTGATGGTGATAAGCCAGACGCTAAATCCCATTCGCGCTGTTGCTATCCAATCTCTTCCGTTGCTTCTATCAATTTAAccatttgtttcaatttgtcACATCATTCCAGTGGAAGAACCCGAACGGCGCAAAGCGCTCAGCACGTGGCGCGTCCTCCGCAGcctgatcgacgaggagggcTTTGAAACGCTGTACCGCGGCTTGGTCCCCGTGCTCGAGAGCCTCTGCATCTCCAACTTTGTCTACTTCTACACCTTCCACAGTCTGAAGGCGCTGCGGGGAGGCGGCGGTCAATCCGCCCTAGGCGATCTGCTGCTCGGATCACTGGCGGGCGTAGTGAACGTACTAACCACGACACCATGCTGGGTAGTTAACACACGACTAAAGATGAAAGGACTCGGCCAGCAGCACGGCAAACGGGCAAACGGTCCAGTCGCCTCCGGCAGCGACGTACAGTACGACGGGTTGCTCGACGGTCTACAGTACATCGCTCGGACGGAGGGCGTACGGGGGCTGTGGGCTGGGGCAGTGCCCTCCCTCATGCTCGTCATCAATCCCGCCATCCAGTTCATGGTGTACGAGTCGCTCAAGCGTCGCCTGACCGCAGCTGGAAACGCCAAATCATCACCCTCCGCCATCACGTTCTTCAGCATAGGCGCGGTCGCAAAGATGATCGCCACCGTGCTGACCTACCCGCTGCAGCTGGTACAAACGAAACTGCGCCACGGGAACACGGACCGCAGCCTGAACCTACCGCCCAACGTCGATACCGTGCAGATGCTGCTGATCATCCTGAAGCGCCAGGGCGTTGCTGGACTGTTCCGTGGGCTGGAAGCGAAGCTGCTGCAAACCGTGCTTACGGCGGCCCTTATGTTTATGGCGTACGAAAAGATTGCCCGGTTTGTCACGTCCCTGCTGCTGACAAAGGGAGGCGTCACTGCGGTACGACACTGAGGTGCGGTTGTGGGTTTGAGAACCACAATTTTCCAAAACGGCTCTACCAAACAGTCGCTCTTTGTGactctctgtctgtctctctctctctctatctgcaTCCCTTTATTTTCGGGTAGCTATTGGTGGTATGCTTGGCAGGGAATGAACCGAAAACCATCGGTTTATTATCCGTGCCGCACCTAGTCTAGTCTTGGACGAACAAAGTTTTATTTAACGGTTTAATTGTATGCTTCTACCATCGGTCCTTTTACTATGTTTGACTActactgtgatgatgatgatgatgagtaaTCGACCCTTACCGACATTCCCCCCACGCATgactattattattactatttaaAACCAACATATAGTTAATTGTAATACCAATTGTGTCGCTAGAGCAGTCTTCTTGTGGTCGCAATTTTATTAGATTCGCGaacttttgtttatttactcCATCATCATTTTGGGGTCATTGTTTTCGGGTCAGCTTTAATTGATTTCCAAATGGGATAATGGGGATATTGGGGAAAAAACAGGTGGCTAAAAGGATGTGTTAAAATTAGTTTTCCATTTTGACTACGTTTAAATTTACGTGTGCTTAGCGAATAAGGCAACGCCACTAGGTGCCAGAGGTGCAAGTGGAAAGAGGTgaaaagaatggaaaataaaaataaattaaaaaattatccTCAATTGTTCTTTCGCTGAGAGTGGGACACACAGTGCAACAACGGCTAATTTATAGTTTAAGGCTGTACGATTTATTAACTTAGTTTCATCGGAATTTAATGTCTAGagctgtgtctgtgtttttctttaattacATGGGAGAGTAGCATGGACCAGGGGCGGCCCCTACCAGTCGCCTTACTTGGCGACGCGTAAGGGGGGCGCCGCAgcttactactactactattgtATGTAAATTGTGTTACTATCTTCCCCTTTCGTGGGTTagatattttgctttttttcttcctttcatagacttgtttcatttttgtttttattcttttattcTACCCATGGTTTATCGTATCGtactttcttttgtttgttttgtttttgcgtaaCGCTCTATAATAGTGCGATAGAGTATCTGAACCCCTAGTTACTGCTGTTTAGTATTTACATAGTATAAGTTTTGTCCATAATCTAAATTGcgcccaacaaaaaaacaaacaaacgccagGTAAGGTGGTTTAGGGTATCCGGGAGGAGGTGATAGAATTCGGTAGGTAAATCGGTACTTAAATCCTTTGCACCcttttgaaatgaaacaaatatgAAAACTCGCACATAATTACCAACTGATGGTGGTGTCCTGATATTCCTGTTCAATGCTTACTTCAACTTCAACAGCCTTCTTCCAACACAGGGTGCTGTCTCTCTATTGCTATAGCAACGATCTGTGTGTGCTGCTAACTGGCTTTACACTATTATAGGGGTTTGTTAAGcttcttccccctcccccgaTTTCTATTTTTGCAGTACAAACAGTACAAACATTTTGCGGGTTCGCTTTGCTGCGGAACTTTGAACCTTCCTGCTGCTCTTCCTACAGTCATTTCGTAGCTGTTTCACTAAAAACTAAAGgatttcattgttttgtttttcttcttctcctttgtttctttgctttctctgCGAAGAAAAGTGTAATTCGATTAATTGGAAACGCTCATCTAACTACGAAGaaacactaaaaacaaaacgtacaACAACACAAGCATCGCAACAAGCTTTCTCCTGCGTCTAAACTAAATGCCACTaaacataacataaaaaaggagTATGCCTAATgtatattgtaaaaaaagagaaaaaaaactcccttaCTCAAACATCTCTCACACATTATTGCGAATTGTATCTACACATAGGTGTGCCCGAGCCTATCTCTTTTTTGTAGTATGTTGCTCCAAAACTTCGGGACTACACCACATCCCCCCGGCAGGTCACTCTCTGGTCTGTTCGTTAATCGCGTATCTACCATACATATATCTAAATCGTTTATGTCCGGAACACACCACACCTTTCAAGCTCAACTGCAGCTTACGGAGACGGAAGATTATAAAGATAGTAAAAAGACTCACATCCTCCTCTGGCAGATCCCTTCTATCAGGTGCGACGGTGCATTACGGCTGCTCTTCAACGCTTGATTTCTtatacctctctctctctctctttttctctttgtaTGAATGCTTTTCATCACTACACGCTCCCTCCCTTTTCTGCCTCGCTCTCTTACAAGGAGGTAATTGAATGAATTTACAGCTTTTCTAATTCGTTATTGGGCAACAATAGTACTGTTGTGTCCCATGGATTTCTTAAGCAACCAAATTTACAGCGTCTTTACTTCGAATTCTTCTTATTACAAGTCACCCACCGAATGTCGCTTTGCACGGACTACTACTACACCACTTTATCCATCTCTTCATTATCTTAGCCCTTGCTGCAAATATATGTATTTGATAGAGTGTAAATCTAGTAGGTATGCTTCTATGTACACAGACTATAAAACTAGCGCCATCAAACCAACGTAGCGTACGCGCTTAGGGGATATTGGAGGATTTCCTTTATGCCAATCCACTGCTTGATAGTGCCGGTTTTAtctatttgcctttttttctctttgttttcTGTTATCCGATTTACGTTATTCGTCATCTCGGCATTTCGCGCCatcttttttgcttccatccGACAAACAGCACACATTCACTTCAATTCCCTTGTATAAtgttctgcttcttttttgccgGTTTTTTTCCACTTCCGCCATCATTTCGTCCAATGGTTTGCCTAGCGCAAATAagtagtattttttttctatatacAATTTCATGTTACacggttttgcttttctttttctcagcCTCAGGTGCGCTTTCGGTAGCCCTGTGTCATAAATTCTGTCCCACACTTTCCGTTCCAGTTTGCTTGCTTTATTAACAACGTTCCCGGCGCACTAAATTGCATATTCAAACAACGAAGGGGATAGTGGGAGTGCTTTGTACGaaacgcacgaaaaaaaagcacttcaaacaagaaaaatggtTATTGGAAAACCAACGAGGCTTTTGAAAGAGCTCACACGTCAGATACGGaagggatgggatgggatggcCCTGGGAGGCAGTAGCACGACGGGAGTACACTAACGACACTCGAAACCTGACCCGGTAATAAAACAGTACTACAAACAAAATGCACATTATTAATCTTGTGACACACGCACGTGTTTAGATCGTGATTTTTCAAGTACAATAGTAAGATCTACTCAAAAACCGCACTCTCTGCTAACCGTTTAGCAGAGGGCATTGTAAAGGTAAGCCCTTCTCCGCTCTGCTTCTCTGTGTGCTTTGGAACACCGGCACGGCCCTGCACACACTGGTACAACGGGTAATAGAAATGGCTTTCTCTAGTCCTCTTTTCGTCGCCAACTTCGATCCAAAATGACGACTTCAGGAATGCTGCCCATCCATCACACATCCTTTGGATCGACACACAGCAACATCCGCCTGCCATTGCTATGCTAAGTGAGGAACGCGGCCTACTCCGTTCGCACTTCCATATACACGTAATTGGATCTtattcactctttctctctcctagATCCCTTTTCCCCGGACCCTTACATCCCCCAGGGCCGAGCTCTATTATCGATGATAAAACCCATTgctaccgccaccaccgccagccaTGCCGCTACCCGACTCACTgcgctgatggtgatgatgagcCTTTGAGTGGAATCCGCCACCATTGCGACCACCGAACCGTCTGCCACCGGTACGAAACCCACtatttccaccaccaccacctccatgATGCCGGTGGCCATTTCCATTCTGGTAGtagccaccaccgccaccaccaccaccaccaccgcggtAGTTGTTCTGGTGATGGTTGTTGAAGTGGTTGCGGTTGCCACCGTTACCCATCCATTTGCCattgccgccgccaccaccacccgttTGGTGATTCTGGTACTGCTGGAACGGgttgttgccgttgttgccattgttgttgttgttgttattgggCCCGCCGGTACCTGCCTTGGTCTTCTTCGTGCGTCCTCGATCCATTTCCGTTTCGCGATCGTCTTCAATCTGGCGCTTGCGTTCCTCCCGTCGATCATTGGCCAGCTCCCGGTCCATCGCCGTCTGCTGACCGTTCCAGCTCTTCACTGGGGCGCCGTATCCTCGATGCGAGTACTTCATCAGCATCTGAACAGCCGAAGCGCCACCATTCCCATTACCGTTGCCATTGCTGGACCCATTTCCTTCTCCGCCCGGCGACGATGAGCGGCTTCCCGCTGCTCCATTCGAATGATGTCCGTTCGTCGTCGCAGTATAGCTGCTTTTCTTGCCCACTGCCCCATTGTGTGCGTGCCGATGCCCATTGCTCAATGGGGTAGTAGcgtcaccgccaccaccaccgttcgcAGAAGCAGCACCATTTCGTTGCGGAACCACCTTTTGCTGCTTCTGTCCCGGGGAGCTAGTCGGGGAGGAAACGCCTGAGGTTGTCGGGGAGGAAGACTTGGAGGACGAAGCGGAACCGCTGTCCGGGTAGCTGAGCTGATCGGCCGTACTGCTCTTGGAGACCTTCCAAAGACCTGCCTTGGTTTTGATCATCTGTGGCGAACGGGAGGAAGACGTGCTGGTCCGCTCCTCGTCATCCtggtcctcctcctcgtcgtcatcgtccccGTCATCTTCGTCTTGCTCATCCTTAGCACTGCGTTTGCCGTTCGCAAACAACGATGGGGCGCTACTGTGCGGCTTGGCACGTTTGGCCGCTGCACTGGCGCCACCATTCGTCAGCACGAGCGATTTGCCGGCGATCGTAGCTCTACTGTGCGCCTTCTCGTCCACATCGTCGTCCtcactggtgctgctggtatCGTCGCTATCGTACGGCACCAGACTGATCACGGCCGAGCCGGTCGAGCCGTTGCCGTTGTCCAACGATTTGCTCGGTGAACTGAGCGGCAGCTTCGGCATCGAGGCAAGCAGTGGAGTAGAGAGGGACTTTCCCTTCGCTTCACCATGATGCACACCGTTCAGGGGCGTCGCACTGCGCGCATTGATGTCGGGCAGTTTGGgtattttgctgctgccgcccgaCATCGtctcctgttgctgctggtgatgcttCAGGGGCGAGCAGAGCGGCGATGCATTCGACAGGGTGGATGCGGTCGACGAGGGTGAGGAAAAGTGGGCATGCTCTCTGCCGGAAGCGCTGGTCGATGAGGTTACGCTGGTGGCGGCAGCCGTGGCACTGTTGCCGCTAGCACCAGCGCTCCCGCCGCCGCCTGCTGATCTACTACTGCCGCCGGTGGTGACTGTTGCTGAGGGGTGgtggctgttgctgttgctgctgctgctgcttccgttCGTCGTCGCGGTTGGTAGCACTGGCCCAATAAAGCCCGGCTTCTGCTCCAGCTTGCTCGGGAAGAGGCCACCAGCAGCTCCATTGCCGCCGCCAGCACCGAGCACCCGGAGTGGCGATGAATTAGTGACTTTTCCGGGCGTGCCACCACTCCCTCCACCACCCCCACTAGTACTCCCGCCACCGGCGGAACCACTGCCGAACCCGGTCGGCGTACTCCCGTTGCTCAGGTGGCCCATCGACGTGAGCGTGGCGGTACTGCTCGGCTGCCCCACCGAGACGGTGGCCTTCGGCCGGCAGGTCCCGTTCGGTAGGCCGACCGCACCGGCCGCCACACTTTCCAGCTCGTAGAACAGTATGTACGCGTTCGTGCTCATCACGTTGTGAATGCCGATGGGGCGCACGGAGCTGTCGTCGAACACGTGGTACCCGCCCGCATCCGTGTGCCCGATGGCGGTGTAGTGGCCGCAGTGCTGCGTGCTTCCCAGATGCGTCACCATTGAGGTCAGCCGGTAGGTAAGCTTCCCGCCGTTCGAGCGCATGGCGGGCGACGAGTACGGCGTGAGGTCCAGCTTGGAGCGCAGCTCCACGTGCTTGTTGATTTTGGCACCGAGCATCGAGAAGCGCTTCAGCTGCACGCACAGCACGAACGGGGCACGCTCGAGCGAGAACTGCTTGGTGGCGGCGACGCGCCGCTTGCACGCCTCGCACTTGTACCCCATCTCCTCGAGCCGCTCGCGGGCAAAGTACAGCTCGAGCGCCTCGTCGATCGAGTTCGCTTTCCGGATGTCgagcagcaggtcctcgaagTGCTGGAACGTGGTCGACACGTGCTGGCAGGACAGACACTTCACCTCGGACCGCAAGTACCCACCGAGGATCTGGTTCAGCGGGGTCGTTTCCTTGCTGTACTGGTCCAGCTCCTTGCTGTTCTTCGTTCGGCCGATGTAGGACTTTTCCATCGCCTCCACCAGATAGCGCAGAAACTCGTGTGCATCCTCCTGCCGGCCCGGCACCAGATGCTTGCACACGAGCCGCAGCTTCGAGTACACCAGGTAGGGCCGAAACGCGGTCTGGTTGGACTGGGATTCGAGCAGCGTTTTGGCCATCGCACAGATAATGCAGCTACCGCCGGAACCTGCCGGAAAACAAAGCACCCCGCGCTTGATTAGAATCCGAACCTGGTGGGAATGGAGAGGAGGAATGTGGAGCAATCGCTACTTACCGCCATCATCACATTTGGCCCGGTGCGGCTCATCTGACAGCAACCAGTTGGCAATCGCCGGCACGTGGAACAGGGCTTGCAGGGTCGAGTTAAGGTAGCAGGTGTTGCCCATGTTCATCATACCGGCTCCCACCAGCCACTTGCGTCCGGTCGTTTTCCATCCGATCTGGACGTTCTCGCGCGGGAAGAGTGTCCGTTTCGGCGTTGGCAGTGTGTTGGTGTCCATCCTTCCGGCGGCAGTGCTGCTAGCGGAGGCTGGGACGCCATCTGCAAGGGAGGGacacagagagggagagggaaagaaaaacacagagagagaaagaggattAGTAAACGCGCTCTTCCACGGTTGACTGGTACGACGGCATCACTTTCATTgcgttgctgcagctgcaaacGACGCAGAGACGCTTCCAGACGATCCAccatgctgttgctgctgcggctgacCGCATCGAGAGATCGACGACGGCGGTTGAGAGGAAAAGCAAATGTCTCCAACAAAATAAAGGCAGCTTacgaaaataaatttcaattacaaACCACACTCCACACATCACACGCATCACGCACACAACCCCGCGTTGGGCGCTTTCCCTCCTTGATGGATTCACCACTGTGCGCGCTGGTAATGGAGAGCAGTGCCTTCTAAGATCGTTACAACGTACGTATTGCCAAGTAAGTGTGTGAGAATGAGCAACTAATTTTCCTGCGTTCGTGTACTGCCCCGCCTGGGATCAACCTACCTTCGACGATCTGCGACAAAGTGACACTGGTTGTCCGCTGCCAGCGTCGGATCGTTTTTCGACGTGCGGTCGTACGCAGGCTACTCCACAGCGGGACCAGAAAGCGCAACACCAGCTGACAAAAGTAGCGAAACTGTAGCTTGACTAATCGCATAAAATGCATCCCGGTCGCGGCACGACTCCCCGGCGGCGTCGGCACATCATTAGGACGATGATTTTCGGGCCCTCTTGTTCGACGAAAGCCGCTGAAAAGGGGCGGCCGAAGAGGGCGTgcggcacagcacagcacacgtAATACCTCGTCGCTGCTTGCTGCCGCCCGGTCCGGGATGTTTTCGTGTTTGTCGCGCTGCTGCTACTAGTAGCTGGGATTTATTTCCGTCACTTAGACGCCCGGTCGCGATGCGCTCTGAGCGGTTGGGCAGGGTCGTATTTGGGTCATTGGAATGATACCGCGTGTGCGTCGTGTTAGAATTTCGATTTTTCACCCACTTCCCGCGGATCAACCCGTTCCGTGCCGAAGAAAACCCCACTTCACCGCAGTACGCAGCGCACAGACACCTGAAGGTGGCTTTAGCAGCACGTGTGTGCTCTCTAGTGTCAGATAATCAGAAGCACGTTCTCGGTGGTACCATTATcagccacacacatacacacacacacactaaaaaagGTGACCAAGGGGGGAGTCCACAGTACCACCCCGCAACACTCCTACTTCAACAGTTCACGCGCAATGGCAAAGGCCACCGTAATTCCTCGAGGACGAGAGCACTCgtgctggtgtgcgtgtatgcGTCCCTCCGTCTCTCTGGGCCACAAAAGGGTCACACTATTAATTAAGCCCCCCTTCACCCGCACGACCCGCGAGCGTAATAACATTAGGTGAAAATGCGCGTTCACTTTCTCGCACCAGGAGTTTTCCACTGGGGTCGGACTGAAGGTGAAATCCTAACTTTCCCTGCGGGGGCACCACGCAAGAGAGCAACTATTGGGGACACCA contains:
- the LOC120908728 gene encoding 28S ribosomal protein S22, mitochondrial: MWKLFKDLRLIGGLARRSSTVPHTNPTLCRSLSSTAQSNSEPFLSYEKDPAPAFLRDDVQQLLKSITRLELDKVFRKRSVKDNTVEYRFMTDEQLRRELLHSIEQAQQMLQMPPVVQEQQDSCRVISKDGALKSLSTSKFVFTDITYGLKNSQRSIVVRHPDGTLQEAPYEMRKRLNQIYFPLTGRSIHQPPMFEDEHLQRLLEEGKYEFVLDRACVQFEPYEKDYHHITAKVYQHINESRSFDALRSTRHFGPFVFFLAWHKLIDDLLLDMIKQDYLRNGIELIVLYSTLHGMPIDEGVKQIALQTQMPSLFDAAEKSVDELKQDEQYLSIIEQFVNGQATKKVQLNLAVQAYREMAAEKLRLAQGIRRMHGES
- the LOC120908730 gene encoding peroxisomal membrane protein PMP34, with protein sequence MSQSKLKQVFSYQSWVHAVSGSAGSVIAMSAFYPLDTVRSRLQLEEPERRKALSTWRVLRSLIDEEGFETLYRGLVPVLESLCISNFVYFYTFHSLKALRGGGGQSALGDLLLGSLAGVVNVLTTTPCWVVNTRLKMKGLGQQHGKRANGPVASGSDVQYDGLLDGLQYIARTEGVRGLWAGAVPSLMLVINPAIQFMVYESLKRRLTAAGNAKSSPSAITFFSIGAVAKMIATVLTYPLQLVQTKLRHGNTDRSLNLPPNVDTVQMLLIILKRQGVAGLFRGLEAKLLQTVLTAALMFMAYEKIARFVTSLLLTKGGVTAVRH